The following are from one region of the Nymphaea colorata isolate Beijing-Zhang1983 chromosome 7, ASM883128v2, whole genome shotgun sequence genome:
- the LOC116258013 gene encoding RHOMBOID-like protein 12, mitochondrial isoform X2, with translation MKRLVLAGTLKRVGKSSSEVLLFRNYLSPSPADIRVSPGNFPPLLARTDGISGAISRNFAGFRPHNPSPASGFSFSGRFLKDGIPAAVVRSFGVSSSRSFMSRAYGSWRNYRGSTILSFDTGGAAVGLIAANVAVYFLWRIMGPDFMKNNFMISVENLRNGRLHTLVTSAFSHVELGHLFSNMIGLYFFGTSIERLLGPRFLLNLYIAGAVCGSVCFLAHKFFMVRNSKGISSKYWRYTTGLGASGSVNAIILLDIFLFPRAVHYIQFVIPVPAMLLGAFLIGGDLLRVYQFPQISVPLKLFSYVD, from the exons atgaagagGCTTGTTCTCGCTGGAACCCTGAAGCGTGTTGGGAAGTCGTCGTCGGAAGTTCTGCTCTTCCGGAACTATCTGTCTCCGAGTCCCGCGGATATCCGGGTTTCTCCCGGTAACTTTCCGCCTCTTCTGGCCAGAACCGATGGGATCTCTGGGGCCATCTCTAGGAATTTCGCCGGCTTTCGCCCACATAATCCTAGCCCCGCTTCTGGATTCTCCTTTTCCGGCAGGTTTCTGAAGGACGGGATCCCGGCGGCGGTAGTTCGCTCCTTTGGAGTGAGTTCATCGAGGTCTTTCATGAGTCGAGCATATGGATCCTGGAGAAATTATCG GGGTTCAACCATCTTGTCATTTGACACTGGAGGAGCTGCTGTAGGACTAATTGCTGCCAATGTtgctgtttattttttatggcGGATCATGGGTCCTGATTTTATGAAGAATAATTTCATG ATTTCAGTGGAGAACTTGAGGAATGGTCGCTTGCATACATTGGTGACTTCTGCTTTCAGTCATGTAGAGCTTGGGCACcttttttcaaacatgatagGCCTTTACTTTTTTGGCACATCA ATTGAAAGATTGCTTGGACCTAGGTTTCTGCTGAACCTCTATATAGCAGGTGCTGTCTGTGGCTCAGTGTGCTTTTTGGCTCACAAATTCTTCATGGTTCGAAACTCCAAG GGCATATCATCAAAATATTGGAGATATACTACTGGACTG GGAGCTAGTGGGTCCGTCAATGCTATCATCCTACTCGACATATTTCTCTTTCCTCGGGCCGTGCATTATATTCAATTTGTTATTCCAGTACCTGCAATGCTTCTG GGAGCTTTCTTGATTGGCGGTGACCTATTGAGAGTTTATCAG TTTCCACAGATAAGTGTTCCTTTGAAGCTTTTCTCATATGTTGATTGA
- the LOC116258013 gene encoding RHOMBOID-like protein 12, mitochondrial isoform X1 — translation MKRLVLAGTLKRVGKSSSEVLLFRNYLSPSPADIRVSPGNFPPLLARTDGISGAISRNFAGFRPHNPSPASGFSFSGRFLKDGIPAAVVRSFGVSSSRSFMSRAYGSWRNYRGSTILSFDTGGAAVGLIAANVAVYFLWRIMGPDFMKNNFMISVENLRNGRLHTLVTSAFSHVELGHLFSNMIGLYFFGTSIERLLGPRFLLNLYIAGAVCGSVCFLAHKFFMVRNSKGISSKYWRYTTGLGASGSVNAIILLDIFLFPRAVHYIQFVIPVPAMLLGAFLIGGDLLRVYQGDPHISGSAHLGGALVAALAWARIRKRWF, via the exons atgaagagGCTTGTTCTCGCTGGAACCCTGAAGCGTGTTGGGAAGTCGTCGTCGGAAGTTCTGCTCTTCCGGAACTATCTGTCTCCGAGTCCCGCGGATATCCGGGTTTCTCCCGGTAACTTTCCGCCTCTTCTGGCCAGAACCGATGGGATCTCTGGGGCCATCTCTAGGAATTTCGCCGGCTTTCGCCCACATAATCCTAGCCCCGCTTCTGGATTCTCCTTTTCCGGCAGGTTTCTGAAGGACGGGATCCCGGCGGCGGTAGTTCGCTCCTTTGGAGTGAGTTCATCGAGGTCTTTCATGAGTCGAGCATATGGATCCTGGAGAAATTATCG GGGTTCAACCATCTTGTCATTTGACACTGGAGGAGCTGCTGTAGGACTAATTGCTGCCAATGTtgctgtttattttttatggcGGATCATGGGTCCTGATTTTATGAAGAATAATTTCATG ATTTCAGTGGAGAACTTGAGGAATGGTCGCTTGCATACATTGGTGACTTCTGCTTTCAGTCATGTAGAGCTTGGGCACcttttttcaaacatgatagGCCTTTACTTTTTTGGCACATCA ATTGAAAGATTGCTTGGACCTAGGTTTCTGCTGAACCTCTATATAGCAGGTGCTGTCTGTGGCTCAGTGTGCTTTTTGGCTCACAAATTCTTCATGGTTCGAAACTCCAAG GGCATATCATCAAAATATTGGAGATATACTACTGGACTG GGAGCTAGTGGGTCCGTCAATGCTATCATCCTACTCGACATATTTCTCTTTCCTCGGGCCGTGCATTATATTCAATTTGTTATTCCAGTACCTGCAATGCTTCTG GGAGCTTTCTTGATTGGCGGTGACCTATTGAGAGTTTATCAG GGAGATCCTCACATATCGGGCTCAGCACACCTTGGTGGTGCTCTAGTTGCTGCATTAGCATGGGCAAGGATCAGGAAGCGCTGGTTTTGA
- the LOC116257302 gene encoding cytochrome P450 78A5-like — protein sequence MGYSSREPSWWLLALPVSLAASPLPLPSSFVALALCLLFVALLPHGGLAWILCRPPLLRGPAGLPLLGCLPAMASATPHRWLSAAARSLSALDLMPLSLGLTRVVICSSPDTAKDILCSHAFADRPVKESAYELLFHRAMGFAPYGDYWRKLRRVAASHLFSRRRMDAAAGTRRAVGEKMVAQILASMETSGVVKVKRILHLGSLNHVMEMVFGRSYDFSADGAQLAEMVREGYELLGVLNWGDHLPFLRCLDLQRVRRRCRNLVSRVNAFVGKIIEEHREKKIMAENGGGNDGDFVDALLSLEGENKLEDSDMIAVLWEMIFRGTDTVAILLEWILARMVLHPDVQRRAQSEIDSVVGSASGVEDSDLPKLTYLQAIVKEGLRMHPPGPLLSWARLAIHDVDVGGHRIPAGTTAMVNMWAITHDETIWERPKEFDPQRFMVGEEVSVLGSDLRLAPFGAGRRVCPGKAMGLASVQLWLAQLLQNFEWLPASAAGLSPEAVDLGERLRMSLEMENPLVCRAKPRRTAAVGGVSA from the exons ATGGGTTATTCCAGCAGAGAGCCCAGTTGGTGGCTGCTTGCTCTTCCTGTTTCCCTCGCAGCCTCCCCGCTACCACTTCCTTCTTCTTTCGTCGCCCTCGCTCTCTGCCTCTTGTTCGTCGCCCTCCTTCCCCATGGAGGCCTCGCTTGGATTCTCTGCCGCCCTCCCCTCCTCCGTGGCCCCGCCGGCCTTCCACTCCTCGGCTGCCTCCCTGCCATGGCATCTGCCACCCCCCACCGCTGGCTCTCGGCTGCCGCGCGCTCACTCTCCGCACTCGACCTTATGCCCCTCAGCCTCGGCCTCACCCGCGTCGTCATCTGCAGTTCGCCGGACACCGCCAAGGACATTCTCTGCAGCCACGCATTCGCCGACAGGCCGGTAAAGGAGTCCGCTTACGAGCTCCTCTTCCACCGGGCCATGGGTTTCGCTCCCTACGGTGACTATTGGCGCAAACTCCGCCGAGTTGCCGCGTCGCACCTCTTCAGTCGGCGGAGGATGGACGCCGCCGCCGGAACGCGCCGGGCCGTCGGCGAGAAGATGGTAGCGCAAATTCTGGCCTCAATGGAGACAAGCGGCGTGGTGAAGGTGAAGAGGATCCTGCACCTGGGGTCTCTGAACCACGTCATGGAGATGGTCTTCGGTCGTTCGTACGACTTCTCCGCCGACGGGGCCCAGCTGGCGGAGATGGTCAGAGAAGGGTATGAGCTGCTGGGAGTGCTGAACTGGGGAGACCACCTTCCCTTCCTGAGGTGCCTGGACCTTCAAAGGGTGAGGCGGCGCTGCCGGAACTTGGTTTCTCGGGTAAACGCATTCGTCGGAAAGATCATAGAGGAGCACAGAGAGAAGAAGATAATGGCGGAAAATGGTGGTGGCAATGATGGTGATTTTGTGGACGCACTGCTCAGTTTGGAAGGAGAGAATAAGCTTGAAGATTCTGATATGATAGCGGTTCTTTGG GAGATGATCTTCCGTGGTACCGATACAGTGGCCATCCTCCTCGAGTGGATCCTGGCTCGAATGGTGCTGCACCCTGATGTACAGAGACGAGCCCAGTCGGAGATAGACTCGGTGGTTGGCTCGGCCAGCGGGGTGGAGGACTCGGACCTCCCTAAGCTCACTTACCTCCAAGCCATTGTCAAGGAAGGACTCAGGATGCACCCTCCTGGTCCGCTCCTCTCCTGGGCCAGGCTGGCCATTCACGACGTCGACGTCGGCGGCCACCGGATTCCGGCCGGCACGACGGCCATGGTGAACATGTGGGCAATCACCCACGACGAGACAATCTGGGAGAGGCCTAAGGAATTCGACCCCCAGAGGTTCATGGTCGGCGAGGAAGTAAGCGTTCTAGGCTCTGATCTGAGGTTGGCTCCCTTCGGAGCAGGCCGGCGGGTCTGTCCAGGGAAGGCCATGGGACTGGCCAGCGTTCAGCTCTGGCTAGCTCAACTGCTTCAGAACTTCGAGTGGCTCCCGGCGTCGGCCGCCGGGCTATCGCCGGAGGCCGTCGATCTCGGAGAACGGCTGCGCATGTCATTGGAGATGGAGAATCCTCTGGTTTGTAGGGCGAAACCCAGGAGGACTGCTGCCGTAGGTGGTGTCTCTGCTTAA